In Aigarchaeota archaeon, the genomic stretch TGAAAGTGATTTGAGTCCGTTCGACGTTGTTTTGGACACAACCGGACTAAACGAGAATGAAGTTTACAAGGTTTTGCTTTCACTTATCAAGCTTCACTATGGGCTAGATTAAGTCTTATCCTTCATTGTTACTATGCGTGGGTCCCAAACATATGAGAGTATCTGTAATGGACATTCAATACAATATGGTGTACGCCGAGTGAGACGTTGGCGCTTCCAAATTCATGGACCTATGCAGCCGACGTAAAGCTCTTACCGGTTCAGATTCGTTAAACCCTTTAGTGCGTTAACGTTTTTGAAGAATAATGGTTTCTGTTAGGTTGCTGACCTATGTCCAACGGCATCGGACATCGGCATAAATTTTATTGATACGATAGGTTCAAATACGCTAAGAGATTTTTTAAACTTCTTCGTAACGTCCTAGGTTGAATTCACAAAATTAAAACCAAAGAATTCATTTCAACTTCCGATAAAGCTTTCTAGTGAAACCTGTTTTGTAGTTGATTCTGCTTTGCCTTGAGACATAAACGTGCTTCGAATGTTCTCTATCACTATACTTGCCCTTTCTCTGAGATATGGCGTGCGTATGTATTTACATAAAGTATATTCTAACAACTCAACATATTTTTCGATAGCGCCGCGAAAAACTGTTTGTATCAGATCAGAGCCGCATTTATTACACTTACCATTCAACGGAATACGCCTGAACTTAGTGTTGCATTTTTTACATCTGAAACTTTGAACAAAAAACGCTTTCATGTTACCAGCAACGTCTGGAAGTATGTGCGATGATACAATGTTTTCGACAACTTTTTCTATGTTAACGGAAGATAATTTTTCTGTCAATCTGATCTGATCCACGACTTTTTCAAACATCGATCTGCTCTGCTTATAAGCAGAACTCACATTAGTTATAAGATTATGTGTTTTGTGCGTAAACCCAAACGCACCGTACTGTTCAGCAGATCCGAGTTTCAACTTTATAGTCGCGATTAAGTTTGATAACTTAGCGGACGGTTCCCTTTTTCCTGCTGCTTCATATAGCTCTAGCGGATAGGCATAAGCGACGTCTAAGTTATGCGCCTGCTCATCAACTTCTTCTGGATAAACTATTGGGGTTATCAGCAGAGGAGCATCCATCTTTCCGCCTATTCTGTCGGGTAAGTAAAGTCTAGAGAAGTTGATGAAAATGTCAAGCGGGAGCATCAGGCTGTCTTCATCACCATCACAATCGCGCCTTTTGGATGCGTGAAAAAGGGGGTGTGCAAGGCATACGTCAGCATCCGTGAAACCGATGATCCTACCCACTGTGGCCACATAGGTGTGCGGGGAGAGTGACGCAACTAGCTTACCAACAAGGTCTTCAGGTTTGTTACACATATAGTAAGGTTGCATGCCAGCGAGCTTTTCTAGAAGCTCATCTACAAACTTAGAGACCTTAATTAGGTGCTCAGCAGCCTTCCTGGGCATTATTAAATCCTGGGGTTTCATCTCGCATACTTGGTCTGCACTCACTAAAGGTTTACCCTCGATATCATACGTATAGCCCAAACTTCTTAAAACACTGACATCCGTTGAGATCTGACGTGGCGTAAAGTGGGTAAGTGGCGCATTCGTCACGTCGAACCTAATGGTTCCGTCTTTGTAAACAGACAGACCGTATTTAGCCCTAAGAATCCCTTTCACGATATCCTCCGGAACTTTGATTCTGCTCGTGAGTGCGCGAACTCCTTTAATCTTCGTAGGTACTTCGATGGATAAACGTTTACATTCCTGCAAAATTTCCGTCCTAATATCTATAGGGAGCTTTTCTGTATAGGAAATTTTGCCCCCGCACCTTTCACAATTTTTAATTTCAATGTTATAATTTTTCAACGAACACTTTGTGCATATGCCCAATGGTCTTCTTTTTGTGCCGCATTTTTCACAAATAACTTTCCGACCTATAGAGCCGCAGTTTGGGCATTCAAGTCGGGCGACTTCTGCGAACACTTTATCTCCAGATTTAACGATGCTTGTTATATCCCTCGATGCGCCACCCTTAAGACCTACCGGAAATAACGCATGTACGGGCGGTTCCATAGTTCTCATACCTGCTTTTTCCGGTCTGCCCATCCTTGCACCTAGGAAAGTTCCACCTTTCCTCCTCACCCTTATGCCTGAAATTACGAATATTGCCTCCAGAGTATCGTCAACAGAACCCGATAGTTTCCTCGGTTGTGACAGAATCGCTAAGAGTATCCTATAAGTTG encodes the following:
- a CDS encoding DNA polymerase II large subunit, with protein sequence MAVVRKALGLYRIPSEFAEYYAKIVERLKEEYRIASEARKRLGTIVEGVETIIAEDMAERVELLVGPQGIAEKIRFLKNKLSRERLAFKLAEDIVYSSIGKLKEEVAIKQALCTALAVMTPPCITAAPSEGIADVKIKKNLDGSSYLAVYFAGPIRAAGGTELTATVILADYIRRLLNLDRYKPTEEEIKRFKEELRTYVRMVSRFQYNVPDHLVEKALRNIPIEVTGIPTDNILAPSYRNLPRVETNYLRGGALRVVNDGIIGRARKALKLVEMLGLSGWEWLREIAEEFSKIHSASSTEESYLNEVIGGRPVFSLPDVFGGFRLRYGRSYNTGMAAVGVHPMTMKVLDGYIATGTQLKLDYPGKGGVAMPVDTIEPPRVLLDDGSVVKVDNDLTYVEVKNKIVKILFLGDLLISFGDCLENNVELRPAGYCEEWWALELKKEITMVGGIEKAAEILDMESERLRLLVENPLAIKPTDREALRLSFKLKVPLHPAYCCFWENISVEELMMLKDWFKKSKMQCKISNGKVWLPVTETIRDILIKMVLEYRTDGEYVVLDISTYRILLAILSQPRKLSGSVDDTLEAIFVISGIRVRRKGGTFLGARMGRPEKAGMRTMEPPVHALFPVGLKGGASRDITSIVKSGDKVFAEVARLECPNCGSIGRKVICEKCGTKRRPLGICTKCSLKNYNIEIKNCERCGGKISYTEKLPIDIRTEILQECKRLSIEVPTKIKGVRALTSRIKVPEDIVKGILRAKYGLSVYKDGTIRFDVTNAPLTHFTPRQISTDVSVLRSLGYTYDIEGKPLVSADQVCEMKPQDLIMPRKAAEHLIKVSKFVDELLEKLAGMQPYYMCNKPEDLVGKLVASLSPHTYVATVGRIIGFTDADVCLAHPLFHASKRRDCDGDEDSLMLPLDIFINFSRLYLPDRIGGKMDAPLLITPIVYPEEVDEQAHNLDVAYAYPLELYEAAGKREPSAKLSNLIATIKLKLGSAEQYGAFGFTHKTHNLITNVSSAYKQSRSMFEKVVDQIRLTEKLSSVNIEKVVENIVSSHILPDVAGNMKAFFVQSFRCKKCNTKFRRIPLNGKCNKCGSDLIQTVFRGAIEKYVELLEYTLCKYIRTPYLRERASIVIENIRSTFMSQGKAESTTKQVSLESFIGS